The segment ATGCCGAGAATCTGACCTTAAGGCAGGCAGCCGAAAATCTTGGCTTTGTTTCAGAGCAGGAATTCTTGACGTGGGTGAAACCAGAAAAAATGATTGGACCACTTGAAGAGTAGCTGGGTTATTCAGTATCTAGTTCCAATCACTGACCCACCTACTGACCACCGACTATTAAGCCACCTTCAGTGGTGCATCGCCTTTTTGCCAGTTACAGGCTGTCAACCCACCTGTTTGTAGGGCATCTAGAGTACGCAGGATCTCTTTGGGGTTACGACCAACGTTGAGGTCATTAACAGAAACATGACGAATCACACCTTCTGGATCAACGATATATGTGGCCCGCAAACACACCCCTTCTTTCTGTTGCAAAATGCCAAGAGCAGTAGAAAGATCACGTCGGATGTCCGATAGCAATGGATATTGAAGGTTGCTCAGATCCTTATGATCGTTGCGCCAGGCTAGATGTACAAACTCAGAGTCCGTACTAACACCATAGACTTTGGCATTGCGGTTGGTAAACTCACCGTTTAGATTGTTGAAGTCAGAAATTTCAGTAGGGCAAATGAAGGTAAAATCTTTTGGATAAAAGAAAAAAACCTTCCAAGATCCAGAATCTGTTCGGTCGGTGATTTCTTGAAAAGCATCTTGGATATTGTTTGAAACAACTCCAGTCATTTTAAAGGCGGGGAAACGATCTCCAATGGTCAGCATAGTAATTCTCCTTTTACAGTGAAGTTGAATCAACAGGTCGATTTTCTGGTGTGTTCAAAGTGCTCATTCACCTAAAGTAAACTGCGCGCTTTTCACTGCCATAAAATCAACATTTTGACTCAGCACGGGTACATCTTATCAACATCATCATCATAGAAAACTAATCCCCAGTTTGCAAGCGCTCAACCAATTGCTTGACTGTGGGAATAAAGCCATTGGCATAGAAAGGGTCCTGGCCAAATTCATAAGCGCCGTGTCCGGCAAACATCAGTTGAGTATTGACATCACCATCATGGCCGATAGCTTGCAAGGTCTTTTGAATGCAAAACGAACGGGGGTCGGCTTTGCGGCCCGTGGTTCCGCCTTCTTCTTGAGACCAATTGCTAAATAAACAGGCACTAAGACATCCCATACAGTCAACCTGGTCTTTGTGAATTTCTTGCTCGTCTTCGGGAGTTACAAAAATCAATGTGTGATCAGGGGTGCGCATGGCTTGAGTGAATCCTTGTGTGATCCATTGTGTTGCACGCGCGTGATCCTTCTTGCTCACATAAACAATTCTCTGTCGGGGTCCTATGGGAAGAGCTTCCGTAAAATCGCTTGTCTGTTTTGTTTGATACGAGATCTGACGGTCTTTGCGTTCATCAAGTTCTTGCAAGAATACATTGTTCACAGCTGAGGAATAAAAGCCCGTAGGACTATGGCGATTGAGGGAAATATCTCCTTTTTTCAGCGTTAGAAGCTTAGCTTTCCAAGCGTCGGAAATAGGGCTTTCCTGAGTTAAAAGCGGACGAGAGCCAAATTGAAAGGCGATTGGTCCCAATTCCCTGTTATTAATCCAGTCTGTCCAGTCTCGCAAGTACCACACGCCGCCAGCCATGATAATGGGCACATTGTGCAGGCCAAAGCTATTCATAATCTCTCTAAGACTGCGAACGCGGGGCAGGGGGTCTTCTGGAGTTAAGGGGTCATCGCTATTGCTGATACCATTGTGGCCCCCGGCTCTCCAGGGATCCTCATAGAC is part of the Pseudomonadota bacterium genome and harbors:
- a CDS encoding peroxiredoxin produces the protein MLTIGDRFPAFKMTGVVSNNIQDAFQEITDRTDSGSWKVFFFYPKDFTFICPTEISDFNNLNGEFTNRNAKVYGVSTDSEFVHLAWRNDHKDLSNLQYPLLSDIRRDLSTALGILQQKEGVCLRATYIVDPEGVIRHVSVNDLNVGRNPKEILRTLDALQTGGLTACNWQKGDAPLKVA
- a CDS encoding nitronate monooxygenase — encoded protein: MSLLKTLKMSGEEVLPLVEGGKGIAISNGESAGAWAAAGGVGTFSAVNADTYDENGNVIPMLYHSRTRSERHRELIEYSIKGGITQAQIAHETAGGQGRLHMNVLWEMAAVEEILHGVLEKAKDIVHGITCGAGMPYRVAEIAAKYNLHYYPIVSSARAFRVLWKRAYNKFSELLGGVVYEDPWRAGGHNGISNSDDPLTPEDPLPRVRSLREIMNSFGLHNVPIIMAGGVWYLRDWTDWINNRELGPIAFQFGSRPLLTQESPISDAWKAKLLTLKKGDISLNRHSPTGFYSSAVNNVFLQELDERKDRQISYQTKQTSDFTEALPIGPRQRIVYVSKKDHARATQWITQGFTQAMRTPDHTLIFVTPEDEQEIHKDQVDCMGCLSACLFSNWSQEEGGTTGRKADPRSFCIQKTLQAIGHDGDVNTQLMFAGHGAYEFGQDPFYANGFIPTVKQLVERLQTGD